The Planctomycetota bacterium genome segment CAGCCAGTCGAGCTTCTTCAGCGCGCGGTGCGGAATGGCCCGGGCGTGCAGCGAATTCTTCAGCGCCAAGTAGAGAGCCCAATGCCCCAACAAGGCCAGCGCCACCAGTCCGAGCGCCGGCCAGGAAATGTCGAGCGCGATGGCCGCGATCATCATGCCCCACAGTCGAAAGCCGTCCCAAGCAATCAGCATTGGTGGTCCCGACACGCAAGCGGCTTACAGGGTTTGGTGATGGACGAGGTCGTGAAGTCTACCCCACGGGCGGCGCTTGAGACACGGTTTGCTCGACGGCCACCAGCAGCCGATCGAGCATAAACGGCTTCGACAGCAGTTCGGGCCGATAGCCCGCCCGGCGGGTGTTCACCACCACGTGGTCCGGATCGTAGCCGAAGCCCACCATGTAGATGATCGGCACGTGTTCCAGCTTCTCGTTCAGCGCGCAGAGCAGCTTGTAGCCGTTCATGTCGGGCAGATGGATGTCGGTGATGATGACATCGTAGCTGGCCCCCGGCCCGAGGTTGTCGACCATGCAGATGGCTTCGCCGCCGTCGTGGGCCGTCTCGACGATACAGCCGTACCGTTCAAGCAAGTTGTGCGATTGAATGCGGACATTGGCGTCGGCGTCGGCCACCAGGATGCGCAAGCCGCGCAGTTCGGCGCGATCGACGGCGCCGGTCGCCTGGGGCAGGGCCTCGGTCGGCGTCATCTTCTGGCCGACCTTTTGGATCACCTGCTTGATGTCGCGAGCGTTGCGCAGCACGCGCTGCATCCGCTCGGTCACTTCGGGCTCGTGGCCGATATAGCGTTCCATGATCTTGACGGCGTCGTTCAAGATTTCGTCGATGGGCAAGGCCACGGCGCTGTGAATCGCCTCGACGCTTTTCACGGCCGAGTTGACCTTTTCGACGACCAGCAGTTCCAAGGTGTTGATCGCCACCGCCACGTCGCGGCTGAAAATCTCGAGGAACTGCTTGTCTTCTTCGCTGAAAGCGCGGGGCACCGGGCTTTCGACGTTGAAGGTGCCAATCACTTCGTCGTGCAGCACCAACGGCACGGTCAGCGAGCTTTTCGCTCCGGCGCACCCTTCGAGGTACAACGGGTCGTGAGTCGTGTCTTCACAGATGTAGCTCTTGCCCGTGGCGGCCACGAACCCGGTCACGCCGTTCCCTTGCGAGCGGGGATACAGCACGCGGTTGGCGGCCTCGGGCAGAATACCTTCGTAGACCAGCGGCTCGAGCCGGCCGGTTCGTTCGTCGAGCAGGCGAATCTCGACCACGTCGAAGTTCAGCAGATCCTGCGTGTAGCGGAGGATGTCCGACTTGAGCAGTTCCTTGCGGTCTTCAACCGTCATGCTTTGCAGCTCTTCCGCCGTCAAGTTGGCCAGTTCGATGCCGGCCGCGTGAATGTTGGCCAGCTTTTGCTGCTGCAAGACTTCGGTCGTGACGTCACGGATGGTGACGACCAGGTTCCGCGGCGGGCCTTCGGTCTCGAAGACCGGCGCGGCATGAATGCGGTAGTAGCGATTGTCGGTCGAGCGCAGTGTCGAGCCGCTTGGCGCGCCGGTGGCCAACGCGGTGTGAAACGGACAGAAGTCGGGGCCCAGAATCTCGGGGCTGCCCAGCACGGCGTAAAAGT includes the following:
- a CDS encoding GAF domain-containing protein; its protein translation is MLAKEDFAGVFVAGGYAKEAMTVGGLLQNDRILQGMPDGVVLLDSDNTILWGNGRLKEWFGRESVLGANFYAVLGSPEILGPDFCPFHTALATGAPSGSTLRSTDNRYYRIHAAPVFETEGPPRNLVVTIRDVTTEVLQQQKLANIHAAGIELANLTAEELQSMTVEDRKELLKSDILRYTQDLLNFDVVEIRLLDERTGRLEPLVYEGILPEAANRVLYPRSQGNGVTGFVAATGKSYICEDTTHDPLYLEGCAGAKSSLTVPLVLHDEVIGTFNVESPVPRAFSEEDKQFLEIFSRDVAVAINTLELLVVEKVNSAVKSVEAIHSAVALPIDEILNDAVKIMERYIGHEPEVTERMQRVLRNARDIKQVIQKVGQKMTPTEALPQATGAVDRAELRGLRILVADADANVRIQSHNLLERYGCIVETAHDGGEAICMVDNLGPGASYDVIITDIHLPDMNGYKLLCALNEKLEHVPIIYMVGFGYDPDHVVVNTRRAGYRPELLSKPFMLDRLLVAVEQTVSQAPPVG